In the Alteromonas sp. M12 genome, one interval contains:
- a CDS encoding sugar ABC transporter substrate-binding protein, which yields MLKKLSILASVCMTLSTVVSAETITIATVNNGDMITMKELSSDFESKNPGINLKWVTLEENILRQRVTTDVATSGGQYDVMTIGTYEVPIWGNQGWLKELDNLGDDYDIEDLLPAIRSGLSVDDKLFAAPFYGESSMVMYRTDLIKKAGLEMPKKPTWEFIRKAAKAMTDKEAGVYGLCLRGKAGWGENIALITAMSNSFGARWFDENWKPQFNTQAWHDTLQYYVDVMNESGPPGSSANGFNENLALFQTGKCGIWIDATVAGAFVTNKTDSEVADKVGFALAPDMGLGKRGNWLWAWTLAIPSSSKKSDAAMKFISWATSKQYSALVAEKKGWAKVPPGTRASLYNNPQYMSEAPFAQITLDSIQSADPVNPTVDPVPYVGVQFVAIPEFQGIGTAVGQQFAAALTGQMTVKQALASSQRLVERAMRKARYPK from the coding sequence ATGTTAAAAAAATTATCTATATTAGCTTCCGTCTGTATGACACTGAGCACAGTGGTAAGTGCTGAAACTATCACCATTGCTACTGTTAATAACGGTGACATGATTACGATGAAAGAGCTTAGTAGCGATTTCGAAAGTAAAAATCCAGGTATCAACCTAAAGTGGGTCACCTTAGAAGAGAATATTCTTCGCCAACGCGTGACAACAGATGTAGCCACAAGTGGTGGTCAATATGACGTGATGACTATTGGTACTTATGAAGTACCAATTTGGGGAAATCAAGGTTGGCTTAAAGAGTTAGATAACCTTGGTGATGATTACGATATTGAAGATCTTTTACCCGCTATCAGAAGTGGTTTATCGGTAGACGATAAATTATTTGCTGCGCCTTTTTATGGCGAAAGTTCAATGGTGATGTACCGAACTGATCTAATCAAAAAGGCCGGTCTTGAGATGCCTAAAAAGCCCACTTGGGAATTTATTCGCAAAGCTGCAAAGGCGATGACGGATAAAGAAGCGGGCGTATATGGTCTTTGTTTACGCGGTAAAGCAGGTTGGGGTGAGAACATTGCTTTGATTACAGCTATGTCCAACTCATTCGGCGCTCGTTGGTTCGATGAAAATTGGAAACCACAGTTTAATACTCAGGCTTGGCACGACACCTTGCAATATTATGTGGATGTGATGAATGAGTCTGGTCCTCCAGGATCATCAGCTAATGGATTTAACGAAAACTTAGCTTTATTTCAAACTGGGAAATGTGGAATTTGGATCGATGCCACTGTTGCTGGCGCTTTTGTTACCAACAAAACTGATTCTGAAGTAGCCGATAAAGTTGGTTTTGCTCTTGCTCCTGATATGGGCTTAGGCAAACGTGGAAATTGGTTATGGGCTTGGACTTTAGCAATCCCTTCAAGCAGTAAAAAATCTGATGCAGCAATGAAGTTTATTAGTTGGGCAACGTCTAAACAATATTCGGCGTTAGTTGCTGAGAAAAAAGGTTGGGCGAAAGTTCCTCCTGGTACTCGCGCTTCTTTGTACAACAATCCTCAATACATGAGTGAAGCTCCTTTTGCACAAATTACGTTAGATTCAATTCAATCTGCAGATCCTGTAAATCCGACGGTTGATCCTGTTCCTTACGTAGGCGTGCAATTTGTTGCTATTCCTGAATTTCAAGGTATTGGCACTGCTGTAGGACAACAATTTGCGGCAGCACTGACTGGCCAAATGACGGTAAAGCAAGCGTTAGCAAGTTCACAACGTTTGGTTGAACGTGCAATGCGCAAGGCGCGTTACCCTAAGTAG